The following proteins are encoded in a genomic region of Arcobacter cloacae:
- the gmk gene encoding guanylate kinase, which translates to MNEKKGAILILSGPSGCGKSTLLKEVYKDIADYYFSISTTTRDPRVGEKDGVDYFFVTKEEFEKDIENGDFLEYAKVHDNYYGTSLKPIKKALEDEKLVIFDIDVQGHEIVRKKLDSIVTSVFITTPSLKVLESRLNSRNTDSKEIIEKRIKNAKGEVEYFQNYDYLIINDNLEIAAKQLVCIANIARIKSKLFDKSKIISTWLEN; encoded by the coding sequence ATTAATGAAAAAAAAGGGGCAATTCTAATACTTTCAGGTCCTAGTGGCTGTGGTAAATCTACTTTACTTAAAGAAGTTTATAAAGATATTGCTGATTACTATTTTTCTATTTCAACTACAACAAGAGATCCAAGAGTTGGTGAAAAAGATGGTGTTGACTATTTTTTTGTTACTAAAGAAGAGTTTGAAAAAGATATAGAAAATGGTGATTTTTTAGAGTATGCAAAAGTTCATGATAATTATTATGGAACTTCTTTAAAACCTATTAAAAAAGCTTTAGAAGATGAAAAATTGGTTATTTTTGATATCGATGTTCAAGGGCATGAAATAGTAAGAAAAAAGCTAGATTCAATAGTTACATCAGTTTTTATAACAACACCTTCATTAAAAGTTTTAGAAAGCAGATTAAATAGTAGAAATACTGATAGTAAAGAGATTATAGAGAAAAGAATAAAAAATGCGAAAGGGGAAGTTGAATATTTTCAAAATTATGATTATTTGATAATAAATGATAATTTAGAAATAGCAGCTAAACAACTCGTTTGTATTGCTAATATTGCCAGAATAAAGAGTAAACTTTTTGATAAAAGTAAAATAATATCAACTTGGTTAGAAAACTAA
- the rpsB gene encoding 30S ribosomal protein S2 produces the protein MVTMKDLLECGVHFGHQTRRWNPKMKKFIFGVRKNIYIIDLQKTLRYFRYTYNVVRDRAAEGQTMIFVGTKKQASETIKKAAISCGMPYVNHRWLGGMLTNFGTIKKSIRKLEIIKKMREEGQLDLLTKKEALMLSRKEEKLELYLGGIKEMHKLPDMMFVLDAVKEKIAIQEARRLGITVVAPLDTNCDPDVVDLPIPGNDDAIRSIHLFCNEMAAAMNEGKAALADETGTDLEPVTVEETEALIAEAVAEGDVEFTEEEQA, from the coding sequence ATGGTTACAATGAAAGACCTATTAGAGTGTGGTGTACACTTCGGACACCAAACAAGAAGATGGAATCCAAAAATGAAAAAATTCATTTTCGGTGTTAGAAAAAATATCTATATTATAGATTTACAAAAAACATTAAGATATTTCAGATATACATATAATGTTGTTAGAGACAGAGCTGCTGAAGGTCAAACAATGATTTTCGTAGGTACTAAAAAACAAGCTAGCGAAACAATCAAAAAAGCTGCTATTTCTTGTGGAATGCCATATGTTAACCACAGATGGTTAGGTGGAATGTTAACTAACTTCGGAACAATTAAAAAATCAATTAGAAAATTAGAAATTATTAAAAAAATGAGAGAAGAAGGTCAATTAGATCTTTTAACTAAAAAAGAAGCTTTAATGCTTTCAAGAAAAGAAGAAAAATTAGAATTATACCTTGGTGGTATCAAAGAAATGCACAAACTTCCAGATATGATGTTTGTTCTTGATGCTGTTAAAGAAAAAATCGCTATTCAAGAAGCTAGAAGATTAGGAATTACAGTTGTTGCTCCTTTAGATACAAACTGTGACCCTGATGTTGTAGATTTACCAATTCCAGGAAATGATGATGCAATCAGATCAATTCACTTATTCTGCAACGAAATGGCTGCAGCTATGAATGAAGGAAAAGCAGCATTAGCTGATGAAACTGGTACTGATTTAGAGCCTGTAACAGTTGAAGAAACTGAAGCTTTAATTGCTGAAGCTGTAGCTGAAGGTGATGTAGAATTTACAGAGGAGGAGCAAGCGTAA
- a CDS encoding UDP-N-acetylmuramoyl-L-alanyl-D-glutamate--2,6-diaminopimelate ligase: protein MQLIINNKIYTDNSNEANKDSIFVVSKQNEKYKELAIANGCEQIVKAKDLKNHLDMSSIKVIGITGTNGKTTTAAAIYSILLDLGYKVALQGTRGFFINDERVEEYSLTTPVQLGNFAHIQKAMQNGCSFFVMEVSSHAIEQKRIEGLEFALKIHTNITRDHLDYHKTIEEYIRVKNSFFEDKTLKLINKDDEKVRYNIKNGFAYSLEKPSTYKVDAYSFKNGMHVMFNHFGKHYSFSSMMMGIFNVYNLMAAVAAVHITTQKPLEEICEALEGFGGVSGRMETISSNPLVIVDFAHTPDGMEEVLKSFNEKDIICVFGAGGDRDRQKRPLMGLVAAKYSKHIIVTSDNPRFEDPDKIIEDILEGIKNHPNITVEINRKEAIKKAIEMANDNCVVLVLGKGDESTQIIYDKKFHFSDKEEILKILNKDK from the coding sequence TTGCAATTAATCATAAATAATAAAATTTACACAGATAATTCTAATGAAGCAAATAAAGATTCAATTTTTGTTGTTTCAAAACAGAATGAAAAATATAAAGAGTTAGCAATTGCTAATGGTTGTGAACAAATAGTTAAGGCAAAAGATTTAAAAAACCATCTTGATATGTCAAGTATAAAAGTTATAGGAATAACTGGAACTAATGGAAAAACAACAACAGCAGCAGCAATATATTCTATTTTATTAGATTTGGGATATAAAGTTGCACTTCAAGGTACGCGTGGATTTTTTATAAATGATGAAAGAGTTGAAGAGTACTCTTTGACAACTCCTGTTCAACTTGGAAACTTTGCTCATATTCAAAAAGCTATGCAAAATGGATGCTCTTTTTTTGTGATGGAAGTTAGTTCTCATGCAATTGAGCAAAAAAGAATAGAAGGTTTAGAGTTTGCTTTAAAAATTCATACGAATATTACAAGAGATCATCTTGATTATCACAAAACAATTGAAGAGTATATAAGAGTGAAGAACTCTTTTTTTGAAGATAAAACTTTAAAACTTATAAATAAAGATGATGAAAAAGTAAGATATAACATTAAAAATGGTTTCGCATACTCTTTGGAAAAGCCTTCAACTTATAAAGTTGATGCATATTCATTTAAAAATGGAATGCATGTTATGTTTAACCATTTTGGAAAACACTACTCTTTTTCGTCAATGATGATGGGAATATTTAACGTTTATAATCTAATGGCAGCAGTTGCTGCTGTTCATATAACTACTCAAAAACCACTTGAAGAGATTTGTGAAGCTCTTGAAGGTTTTGGAGGAGTTAGTGGAAGGATGGAAACAATTTCTTCGAATCCTTTAGTAATTGTAGATTTTGCTCATACTCCTGATGGAATGGAAGAGGTTTTAAAAAGCTTTAATGAAAAAGATATTATTTGTGTATTTGGTGCAGGTGGAGATAGAGATAGACAAAAACGTCCATTAATGGGTTTAGTTGCAGCAAAATATTCAAAACATATAATAGTTACATCAGATAATCCAAGATTTGAAGACCCTGATAAAATTATTGAAGATATTTTAGAAGGAATTAAAAATCATCCAAATATTACTGTTGAAATAAACAGAAAAGAAGCTATAAAAAAAGCTATTGAAATGGCAAATGATAATTGTGTTGTTTTAGTTCTTGGAAAAGGTGATGAATCAACACAAATAATTTATGACAAAAAATTCCATTTTTCTGACAAGGAAGAGATTTTAAAAATTTTAAATAAAGATAAATAA
- a CDS encoding PAS domain-containing sensor histidine kinase has product MKYISLALKISITYFLFGLLWIYFSDNAINLLVKDLEKLQFLQTIKGWLFITFSSILIYFISYKLFIQIESKKEELLKSNELLEKIIENAPLIIFWKSNKGVYLGCNSKFLQLINLTSKDELLGKTDTDFSILEKENFINDDMIVISSCQPKLDYLETVTTKNKILRILNTSKVPLFDNKGEVIGVLGVSEDVTEQINNQNKIKTQEELLIQQSKLAAMGEMIANIAHQWRQPLSVISTLSTGMKLQKELHISNEEYEKESLDNINENAQYLSKTIDDFKNFFKKDNNKTNIYFKELFEKTFKLIQSRLKNRDIQIIQNNYTQIRFDTYESELIQVFINIINNSIDAFENISEDKYIFIDVKEFDNKIVIKIKDNAGGIDKNIIDKIFDPYFTTKNEKQGTGIGLYMSKEIITKHLNGSVEASNIEFEYLNKSHHGAIFTITIPLNKDK; this is encoded by the coding sequence ATGAAATATATATCTTTAGCTTTAAAAATATCTATTACTTATTTTTTATTTGGACTTTTATGGATTTATTTTTCTGATAATGCAATAAATTTGTTAGTAAAAGATTTAGAAAAACTACAATTTCTACAAACTATAAAGGGTTGGTTATTTATAACTTTTTCTTCAATTTTGATATATTTTATTTCATATAAACTATTTATTCAAATAGAATCAAAAAAAGAAGAACTTTTAAAATCAAATGAACTTTTAGAGAAAATTATTGAAAATGCACCTCTTATAATCTTTTGGAAAAGCAATAAAGGTGTTTATCTTGGATGTAATAGTAAATTCTTACAATTAATTAATTTAACTTCAAAAGATGAACTATTAGGTAAAACTGATACTGATTTTTCTATTCTTGAAAAAGAAAATTTTATAAATGATGATATGATTGTTATATCTTCTTGTCAACCTAAATTAGACTATTTAGAAACAGTAACTACTAAAAACAAAATATTAAGAATATTAAATACTTCAAAAGTACCATTATTTGATAATAAAGGTGAGGTAATTGGTGTTTTAGGAGTTAGTGAAGATGTTACAGAACAAATAAATAATCAAAATAAAATAAAAACTCAAGAAGAGTTACTAATCCAACAATCAAAACTTGCAGCAATGGGTGAAATGATTGCTAATATTGCCCATCAATGGAGACAACCTTTATCTGTTATTTCTACTCTTTCAACAGGCATGAAATTACAAAAAGAGTTACATATCTCAAATGAAGAGTATGAAAAGGAGTCTTTAGATAATATAAACGAAAATGCTCAATATCTATCAAAAACTATTGATGATTTTAAAAATTTTTTCAAAAAAGATAATAATAAAACAAATATCTATTTTAAAGAATTATTTGAAAAAACATTTAAACTAATACAATCAAGATTAAAAAATAGAGATATTCAAATAATTCAAAACAACTACACACAGATAAGATTTGATACTTACGAAAGTGAATTAATACAAGTTTTTATAAATATAATAAATAATTCAATTGATGCATTTGAAAATATAAGTGAAGATAAATACATTTTTATTGACGTTAAAGAGTTTGATAATAAAATAGTTATAAAAATTAAAGATAATGCAGGTGGAATTGATAAAAATATAATTGATAAGATTTTTGATCCATACTTTACTACAAAAAATGAGAAACAAGGAACTGGAATTGGACTTTATATGAGTAAAGAAATAATTACAAAACATTTAAATGGCTCAGTTGAAGCTTCTAATATAGAGTTTGAATATTTAAATAAAAGTCACCATGGAGCAATTTTTACAATAACTATTCCATTAAATAAAGATAAATAA
- a CDS encoding AAA family ATPase has product MHLQNKLNELKTEIAKGVIGQEEMVNSILIGLLTSGHILLEGVPGLAKTTTVKAVSQALNLDFKRIQFTPDLLPSDIIGAQIFDMKTNEFKIKKGPIFTNLLLADEINRAPAKVQSALLEVMQERQVTIAENTFKVDSPFLVLATQNPIEQEGAYTLPEAQLDRFMFKIVVSYNTKEQEYEIAKKVTMNSFETINKVLDKETLEELKKAVKNIHIDKELEEYIIDIIDASRNPQNYALDDLIDIIHFGASPRATIDMFKAVKANAYLRGNDYVSPIDIAMVVKNVLRHRIILTYEAMAKEINVDDVIQKILEKIAIP; this is encoded by the coding sequence TTGCATTTACAAAATAAATTAAATGAACTAAAAACAGAAATTGCAAAGGGAGTTATTGGACAAGAGGAGATGGTTAACTCCATTTTAATAGGTCTTTTAACTTCAGGTCATATTTTACTTGAAGGTGTTCCAGGATTAGCTAAAACAACCACTGTAAAAGCAGTTTCACAAGCATTAAATTTAGATTTTAAAAGAATACAATTTACTCCTGATTTACTTCCTAGCGATATTATTGGTGCTCAAATTTTTGATATGAAAACAAATGAGTTTAAAATTAAAAAAGGTCCAATTTTCACAAATTTACTTTTAGCAGATGAGATAAATAGAGCCCCTGCAAAAGTACAATCTGCACTTCTTGAAGTTATGCAAGAAAGACAAGTTACAATTGCAGAAAATACATTTAAAGTTGATTCTCCTTTCTTAGTTCTTGCAACTCAAAATCCAATAGAACAAGAGGGAGCTTATACTCTACCTGAAGCTCAACTTGATAGATTTATGTTTAAAATTGTAGTTTCATACAACACAAAAGAGCAAGAGTATGAAATAGCAAAAAAAGTTACAATGAACTCCTTTGAAACGATAAACAAAGTTTTAGATAAAGAGACTTTAGAAGAATTAAAAAAAGCTGTAAAAAATATTCACATTGATAAAGAGTTGGAAGAATATATCATTGATATTATTGATGCTTCAAGAAACCCTCAAAATTATGCACTTGATGATTTAATTGATATTATTCATTTTGGTGCAAGTCCAAGGGCTACTATTGATATGTTCAAAGCGGTAAAAGCAAACGCATATTTAAGAGGAAATGATTATGTAAGTCCCATTGATATTGCAATGGTTGTAAAAAATGTTTTAAGACATAGAATTATTTTAACTTATGAAGCCATGGCAAAAGAGATAAATGTAGATGATGTAATTCAAAAAATTTTAGAAAAAATAGCAATTCCATAA
- a CDS encoding EAL domain-containing response regulator produces MINNISILKNITILYAEDEKDLREVTHQILKGFTKKQYVAQNGQEGLELFKKHEKEIDLIITDVNMPVLNGLDMVKEIKKININIPIIVATAFSNKEYLLEAIDIGVDKYVLKPIDIAKLLQVMSQSLIYHELKDLYTDKLTNLPNRNKLKKDLDETNIDLMALLDIDEFSTINDLFGENIGDTILFELARKLKDYFDEEEYLVYRIEADKFAIVAKMKNQDIDKFYDLCKSFADKIEKESLLIDEDEIDINITIGIAQGDGSRAFKYSQRVINYARTKLQRIMIYNESFKIQQSFEENIKWVKQLKIGFRENLFQAYFQPIVNTKTKEVYKYEALIRYVTKEGLEIAPYNFINVAKKTKLYPNIIKIVLQDAFKLIINKNKRVSVNISFDDIANVETTSFIYETLEKNRDYSQFLEFEILESEEISDFNEVSKFISEVRKFNCIVGVDDFGAGYSNFNLLTLLDIDFVKIDGSLIEKINSSKDLEIIVNTIANFSKEFKVKTVAEYVSNEDIYNKIKDLNIDFCQGYYFEKPLSYENIN; encoded by the coding sequence ATGATAAATAACATTTCGATACTAAAAAATATAACTATTTTATATGCTGAAGATGAGAAAGACTTAAGAGAAGTTACCCATCAAATTTTAAAGGGCTTCACCAAAAAGCAATATGTAGCTCAAAATGGTCAAGAGGGGCTTGAACTTTTTAAAAAACATGAAAAAGAGATTGATTTAATCATCACTGATGTTAATATGCCAGTTCTAAATGGTTTAGATATGGTAAAAGAGATAAAAAAAATCAATATAAATATTCCAATAATAGTGGCAACTGCTTTTTCAAATAAAGAGTATTTGCTAGAAGCCATTGATATTGGAGTTGATAAATATGTTTTAAAACCTATAGACATAGCAAAACTTTTACAAGTTATGTCTCAATCTCTTATTTATCATGAATTAAAAGATTTATACACTGATAAATTAACAAACTTACCAAATAGAAATAAATTAAAAAAAGATTTAGATGAAACAAATATTGATTTAATGGCACTATTAGATATCGATGAATTTTCTACTATAAATGATTTGTTTGGTGAAAATATCGGAGATACAATTCTTTTTGAATTAGCTAGAAAATTAAAAGATTATTTTGATGAAGAAGAGTATTTAGTTTATAGAATTGAAGCAGATAAATTTGCAATTGTTGCAAAAATGAAAAATCAAGATATAGATAAATTTTATGATTTGTGTAAAAGTTTTGCAGATAAAATAGAAAAAGAGTCTTTACTAATAGATGAAGATGAGATAGATATAAATATTACAATTGGAATTGCCCAAGGAGATGGTTCAAGAGCTTTCAAATACTCACAAAGAGTAATAAACTATGCAAGAACAAAACTTCAAAGAATTATGATTTATAATGAATCATTCAAAATTCAACAATCATTTGAAGAAAACATAAAGTGGGTTAAACAACTAAAAATTGGATTTAGAGAAAATCTTTTCCAAGCATATTTTCAACCTATAGTTAATACTAAAACAAAAGAAGTTTATAAGTATGAAGCTCTTATTAGATATGTTACTAAAGAAGGTCTTGAAATAGCTCCATATAATTTTATTAATGTTGCTAAAAAAACAAAACTTTATCCAAATATCATAAAAATAGTACTTCAAGATGCGTTTAAACTTATAATCAATAAAAATAAAAGAGTATCTGTAAATATCTCTTTTGATGATATTGCAAATGTTGAAACAACTTCATTTATTTATGAAACTTTAGAAAAGAACAGAGATTATAGTCAATTTTTAGAGTTTGAAATCTTAGAATCAGAAGAAATCTCAGATTTTAATGAAGTATCAAAATTTATTTCTGAAGTTAGAAAATTCAATTGTATAGTTGGAGTTGATGACTTTGGTGCTGGATATTCAAACTTTAATCTATTAACACTGCTTGATATTGATTTTGTAAAAATTGATGGTTCATTAATTGAAAAGATAAATAGTTCAAAAGATTTGGAGATTATTGTAAATACAATAGCAAATTTCTCAAAAGAATTTAAAGTAAAAACAGTTGCTGAATATGTTTCAAATGAAGATATTTATAACAAAATTAAAGACTTAAACATAGACTTCTGTCAAGGATACTACTTCGAAAAACCCTTAAGCTATGAAAATATCAACTAA
- a CDS encoding VWA domain-containing protein, translated as MFNNISFEYPYFLLLILLFIICEFICKAKSPSYLIPHLHIFQQSNKKSTLFTLVLKYIIIIFSIIALSSPIKINDSIILKNEGVNIMLNLDTSFSMYEQDLDENYTKNRFEIVKEIVKDFITKRVNDNIGIVIFADSVLISSPLSFDKNSQKEMIDYLDIGMAGKNTALIDSVASSVNILKDKKAKSNIIILLSDGEDNVSKIPLDVVIKLLNKYHIKVYTIGIGRFNTNILDLLAKESNGKSYFANSKSDLIKIYEDINNLEKSQIEQNKIVLKDYLFFYPLFIAVLSLIIFIYLKNKE; from the coding sequence ATGTTTAACAATATAAGTTTTGAATATCCATATTTTTTACTCTTAATTTTATTATTTATTATTTGTGAATTTATTTGTAAAGCAAAATCTCCCTCTTATTTGATTCCACATCTTCATATTTTTCAACAATCCAATAAAAAATCTACTCTATTTACTCTAGTATTAAAATACATAATTATTATTTTTTCTATTATTGCTCTTAGTAGTCCTATAAAAATAAATGATTCAATAATTTTAAAAAATGAAGGTGTAAATATAATGCTAAATCTGGATACGAGTTTTTCAATGTATGAACAAGATTTAGATGAAAACTATACTAAAAATCGTTTTGAAATTGTAAAAGAGATAGTGAAAGACTTCATAACAAAAAGAGTAAATGATAATATAGGTATTGTTATTTTTGCAGATTCTGTATTAATTTCAAGTCCTTTAAGTTTTGATAAAAATTCACAAAAAGAGATGATTGATTATTTAGATATTGGAATGGCTGGTAAAAATACAGCTTTGATTGATTCAGTTGCTTCAAGTGTAAATATTTTGAAAGATAAAAAAGCAAAATCAAATATAATAATTTTGTTAAGTGATGGAGAAGATAATGTAAGTAAGATTCCTTTAGATGTGGTTATAAAATTATTAAATAAATATCATATAAAAGTTTACACAATTGGTATTGGAAGATTTAATACAAATATCTTAGATTTATTAGCCAAAGAATCAAATGGAAAATCTTATTTTGCAAACTCAAAAAGCGATTTAATAAAAATATATGAAGATATAAATAATTTAGAAAAATCACAAATTGAACAAAATAAAATTGTGTTAAAAGATTATTTATTTTTTTACCCTTTATTTATAGCTGTTTTATCTTTAATAATATTTATTTACTTAAAAAATAAAGAATAA
- the tsf gene encoding translation elongation factor Ts, with the protein MAGATPQLIKELREMTGAGMLDCKNALNETGGDLDKAVQALREAGLGKAAKKAGNVAAEGLISVLVNADNTKATILELNSQTDFVAKNENFINITKEITSFAQNNGIEDAAALASSTINGQDFATYLNEKIATIGENLVARKLTTVSGQVVNGYVHATGRVGVVLAATCDEAVKDKAATLLRNIAMHASAMKPTVISYKDLDPAFVESENKAIVAEIIAENDELKRLGKPLKKIPEFVSKSQLTDEAIANAKARFEEELRAAGKPEKIWANIIPGQIERFITDNTQLDGRFALLSQAYVMDDKKTVEQAIAEVDASIKITEYIRFELGEGIEKKEEDFAAEVAKQMGK; encoded by the coding sequence ATGGCAGGAGCAACTCCACAATTAATTAAAGAATTAAGAGAGATGACTGGTGCAGGAATGCTTGATTGTAAAAATGCACTTAATGAAACTGGTGGTGATTTAGATAAAGCTGTTCAAGCTTTAAGAGAAGCTGGACTTGGAAAAGCTGCAAAAAAAGCTGGAAATGTTGCTGCTGAAGGATTAATTTCTGTTTTAGTAAATGCAGATAATACAAAAGCTACAATTTTAGAATTAAATTCACAAACAGATTTTGTTGCTAAAAATGAAAATTTCATTAATATCACAAAAGAAATCACTTCTTTTGCACAAAATAATGGAATTGAAGATGCAGCTGCTTTAGCTTCTTCTACAATTAATGGACAAGATTTCGCAACTTATTTAAATGAAAAAATTGCAACAATTGGTGAAAATTTAGTTGCAAGAAAATTAACTACTGTATCTGGACAAGTTGTTAATGGTTATGTTCATGCAACAGGAAGAGTAGGGGTTGTTTTAGCTGCTACTTGTGATGAAGCTGTTAAAGATAAAGCAGCTACTTTATTAAGAAATATTGCAATGCATGCATCTGCTATGAAACCAACAGTTATTTCATATAAAGATTTAGATCCTGCTTTTGTAGAGTCTGAAAATAAAGCTATCGTTGCTGAAATTATTGCAGAAAATGATGAATTAAAAAGATTAGGAAAACCATTAAAGAAAATTCCTGAGTTTGTTTCTAAATCTCAATTAACAGATGAAGCTATTGCAAATGCAAAAGCTAGATTTGAAGAAGAGTTAAGAGCAGCTGGTAAACCAGAAAAAATTTGGGCAAATATTATTCCTGGACAAATTGAGAGATTTATTACTGATAACACTCAATTAGATGGAAGATTTGCACTTTTATCTCAAGCTTATGTAATGGATGACAAAAAAACTGTTGAGCAAGCAATTGCTGAAGTTGATGCATCTATTAAAATTACTGAGTACATTAGATTTGAACTTGGTGAAGGTATTGAGAAAAAAGAAGAAGATTTTGCAGCAGAAGTTGCAAAACAAATGGGTAAATAA
- a CDS encoding DUF58 domain-containing protein: MNQALKKIVIKTKKQVFSEIIGNNSTKLKGEGYDFCELKEYEYGEDVKNIDWIISAKMQKPYVKVFYAQKELNVNIVCLLSGSTYFGTDVFKQEIITEVATALGFICVKQGNPFSSFIANEKLEICTKKSKQIFNVNFMAEQLFYYPVIGKNIDYEKISKELFKLIKEKSLIFLIGDFFNIEKLDLKLLCQKHEVIVLIVRDKFEEHPIELGNVSFIDPNNNKIFESILNKNSILEYEKKVLQNDHKLFNHLQNCAVKFTKIYTNENPIKKLLGVLK; encoded by the coding sequence ATGAATCAAGCTTTAAAAAAAATAGTTATAAAAACAAAAAAACAAGTTTTTTCAGAAATTATAGGAAATAACAGCACAAAATTAAAAGGCGAAGGTTATGATTTTTGTGAGTTAAAAGAGTATGAATATGGAGAAGATGTAAAAAATATAGATTGGATAATAAGTGCAAAAATGCAGAAACCTTATGTAAAAGTTTTTTATGCACAAAAAGAGTTGAATGTAAATATTGTTTGTTTATTAAGTGGTTCGACCTATTTTGGAACAGATGTTTTCAAACAAGAAATTATCACTGAAGTTGCAACTGCATTGGGATTTATTTGTGTTAAACAAGGAAATCCTTTCTCTTCATTTATAGCAAACGAGAAGCTTGAAATTTGTACTAAAAAATCTAAACAAATTTTTAATGTAAATTTTATGGCGGAGCAACTTTTTTATTATCCTGTAATTGGGAAAAATATAGATTATGAAAAAATCTCAAAAGAGCTTTTTAAATTAATAAAAGAAAAATCTTTAATATTTTTAATTGGAGATTTTTTTAACATCGAAAAACTTGATTTGAAACTTCTTTGCCAAAAACATGAAGTTATTGTTTTGATAGTAAGAGATAAATTTGAAGAACATCCTATTGAGCTTGGAAATGTTAGTTTTATAGACCCAAATAATAATAAAATATTTGAATCTATTTTAAATAAAAATTCTATTTTAGAGTATGAAAAAAAAGTTTTACAAAATGACCATAAACTTTTTAATCATTTGCAAAATTGTGCTGTTAAATTTACAAAAATTTATACAAATGAAAATCCAATAAAAAAACTGCTTGGTGTTTTAAAATGA
- a CDS encoding ABC transporter ATP-binding protein, whose protein sequence is MSETNKLDALIAEDLLLQANNLSHKFDYELFKDINLSLYKKESIAIIGTSGSGKSTFLNILSSLLKPSSGKVVFKSKDMYSIKQNELLKIRRDDFGIIFQAHYLFRGFSAIENLEIATLLSGEKIDEKLLKALNIDYVINQGVGELSGGQQQRLSIARVLTKKPKIIFADEPTGNLDKDTANIVMDTLFNYIKNNDAGLILVTHENELAMKCDKVYKLEDLKLQEIK, encoded by the coding sequence ATGAGTGAAACTAATAAACTGGATGCGCTCATCGCAGAAGACCTACTGCTTCAAGCTAACAATTTATCTCATAAGTTTGATTATGAGCTTTTTAAAGATATCAATCTTTCGTTATATAAAAAAGAATCAATAGCAATTATTGGGACAAGTGGTAGTGGAAAATCTACTTTTTTAAATATTTTATCTTCACTTTTAAAACCATCATCTGGAAAAGTTGTTTTTAAAAGTAAAGATATGTACTCAATTAAACAAAATGAACTTCTAAAAATTAGAAGAGATGATTTTGGTATAATATTTCAAGCCCATTATCTTTTTAGAGGTTTTTCAGCAATTGAGAACTTGGAAATAGCTACACTGTTAAGTGGTGAAAAAATAGACGAAAAACTATTGAAAGCACTTAATATTGATTATGTAATTAATCAAGGTGTTGGAGAGTTAAGTGGTGGTCAACAACAAAGACTTTCAATAGCAAGAGTGTTAACAAAAAAACCTAAGATTATATTTGCAGATGAACCAACTGGTAATTTAGATAAAGATACAGCAAATATTGTTATGGATACACTATTTAATTATATAAAAAATAATGATGCAGGTTTAATTCTTGTAACCCATGAAAATGAACTTGCAATGAAATGTGATAAGGTGTATAAGCTAGAAGATTTAAAGTTGCAGGAGATAAAGTGA
- a CDS encoding NifU family protein: MMPFSDEDLQLPVSTIIEKKVAPMLARDGGAIELLDIKNGRVFVQLKGACVGCSASGSTLKYVVEKELKSAIHPDLQIVNVPQGMENNLEEL; the protein is encoded by the coding sequence ATGATGCCATTTTCTGATGAAGATTTACAATTACCTGTTAGTACTATTATTGAAAAAAAAGTTGCTCCAATGTTAGCACGTGATGGTGGAGCAATAGAACTTTTGGATATAAAAAATGGACGAGTATTTGTACAATTAAAAGGTGCTTGTGTTGGATGTAGTGCAAGTGGAAGTACATTGAAATATGTTGTTGAAAAAGAGTTAAAATCAGCAATTCATCCAGATTTACAAATAGTTAATGTACCACAAGGTATGGAAAATAATTTAGAGGAATTATAA